One genomic segment of Pleurodeles waltl isolate 20211129_DDA chromosome 11, aPleWal1.hap1.20221129, whole genome shotgun sequence includes these proteins:
- the LOC138265328 gene encoding uncharacterized protein: MGRPRKDGTTGGDSVCVGGASAPPSKPSTSRSALSSTRAKTTPTARSAPSTRAQNVSDKDTGRSASGQGSRKTTPHSYAATTSFLQGDMNNNQEAGFRSSANEGGKSRARVANASNSTPTRNAASSGQSERGIHSTRTTPVKMPSKEGGQGEPLYTWHKSLEKEIHDIEIETRGQRDNPKWHEWRENRITASVAHKIANSKFVNGKSSEVPQSYLKAVVNQSPNIQTPAMSWGIRNEKRAVQEYEHLKSRNHSRGVKVEDCGLFIHPEKNWLAASPDGIVKDNSTGKPVGLLEVKCPYKHKDNTIRDACKDGNFCLTQDGDSYALKKDHPYYTQVQTQMATTGLKKTDFVVYTKKETAIAPVEFDAKFWEATEPKLEKFYTDAVVPHMEKRNALAWATEE; the protein is encoded by the coding sequence ATGGGCAGACCTAGAAAAGATGGTACAACTGGTGGGGACTCAGTTTGTGTGGGGGGTGCAAGCGCCCCACCATCCAAACCATCAACTTCCAGATCAGCCCTCTCATCAACCAGGGCTAAGACAACACCCACAGCTCGGAGTGCCCCCTCTACCAGGGCTCAAAATGTTAGTGATAAGGATACAGGCAGATCAGCGAGTGGTCAAGGTTCCAGGAAGACTACTCCACATTCATATGCAGCAACCACCAGCTTCCTCCAAGGCGACATGAACAACAACCAGGAAGCAGGCTTTCGGTCATCAGCGAACGAAGGAGGGAAAAGTAGAGCCAGAGTAGCAAATGCCTCCAACTCTACCCCTACCCGCAATGCTGCCAGCAGTGGCCAGTCTGAAAGAGGGATCCATTCAACACGAACTACACCTGTGAAGATGCCATCGAAAGAAGGTGGACAAGGAGAACCACTGTATACTTGGCACAAGAGCTTGGAGAAGGAAATTCATGATATTGAGATCGAAACAAGGGGTCAGCGGGACAACCCTAAATGGCATGAATGGCGAGAAAACCGCATCACAGCCTCTGTGGCACACAAGATTGCCAATAGCAAGTTTGTGAATGGCAAGAGTTCGGAGGTCCCACAGTCTTACCTCAAGGCGGTGGTGAATCAGAGCCCTAACATACAGACCCCAGCCATGTCGTGGGGAATTAGAAACGAAAAGAGAGCAGTCCAGGAGTATGAGCACTTGAAGTCAAGGAACCACAGTAGGGGCGTCAAAGTGGAAGACTGTGGCCTCTTCATCCATCCAGAGAAGAACTGGCTGGCTGCCAGCCCTGATGGCATTGTCAAGGACAATTCAACTGGAAAACCCGTTGGCCTCCTGGAGGTTAAGTGTCCATACAAACACAAAGACAACACAATAAGGGATGCCTGCAAAGATGGTAATTTCTGCCTTACACAAGATGGTGATTCCTATGCCCTCAAGAAGGACCACCCCTACTACACACAGGTGCAGACTCAGATGGCAACCACTGGCTTAAAAAAGACAGACTTTGTGGTGTACACCAAGAAGGAGACAGCCATTGCCCCCGTAGAGTTTGATGCCAAGTTCTGGGAGGCAACTGAGCCAAAGCTGGAAAAGTTCTACACCGATGCAGTGGTGCCACACATGGAGAAGAGAAATGCTCTGGCATGGGCAACAGAAGAGTAA